In the Malania oleifera isolate guangnan ecotype guangnan chromosome 1, ASM2987363v1, whole genome shotgun sequence genome, one interval contains:
- the LOC131166026 gene encoding uncharacterized protein LOC131166026 — MELEQPILRTTSINGIRETNTNSKSSSIPAAAARQAPDDPRRCSKSFETLYAGIPMSNTESKLSWLRSQLISDDQTFISPYGERRVTYADHTATGQSLCYIESFILNNVLPFYGNTHTTDSQVGQRTTKMVHEATEYIKTCLGGGEEDAILFCGSGTTAAIKRLQEVMGIAVPSTLRDRLLKSLESEERWVVFVGPYEHHSNLLSWRQSLAEVVEIGLDENGLLDMEALRLQLKYHQPANRPMLGSFSACSNVTGILSDTRALAHLLHQFGAFACFDFAACGPYVEINMRSGETDGYDAIFLSPHKFLGGPGSPGVLLMSKRLYQLGSSPPSTCGGGTVNFVNSFREQDTLYLDDVEERENAGTPPIIQTVRAALAFWVKEYIGYEAIETREQHYIEKALQKLLPNPNILVLGNTSTKRQAILSFLVYSTTCSSSGDIKTCNPDGGDGESREKKTHRMWAETGSKRGKPLAGPFVAKLLNDLFGIQARGGCACAAPYGHSLLDIDEARSLAFRSAIQKGFEGVKPGWTRISFPYYMSEEESEFILAALEFVSIHGQRFLPLYHINWKTGNWTIRKKALKETLVVTGNTRNFSSLPLASTLQALKLDLEPKEIDSKEVRTAYNFATYLEMATYIASLLPRYPRQRRIPDGIVIEPNLLHFRV, encoded by the exons ATGGAGCTGGAGCAACCCATATTGAGGACAACCTCCATCAACGGCATCAGGGAAACAAACACCAACAGCAAAAGCTCATCCATCCCAGCTGCAGCTGCTCGTCAAGCACCTGATGACCCAAGACGCTGCTCCAAGTCGTTCGAGACATTATATGCAGGCATTCCGATGAGCAACACAGAGAGCAAACTATCCTGGCTACGCTCTCAGCTCATCAGCGACGACCAGACATTCATCTCCCCTTATGGAGAGCGTCGAGTCACCTATGCAGATCACACTGCCACGGGCCAGAGCCTCTGCTACATTGAAAGTTTCATTCTCAATAATGTTCTTCCATTCTACG GGAACACCCACACAACCGACAGCCAAGTGGGTCAACGAACAACGAAGATGGTGCATGAAGCAACCGAGTACATCAAGACTTGCCTAGGGGGAGGAGAAGAAGATGCGATCCTGTTCTGCGGCTCAGGAACCACGGCCGCAATAAAGCGGCTCCAGGAGGTCATGGGCATTGCAGTGCCATCAACTTTGAGGGATAGGCTACTGAAGAGCCTCGAAAGTGAGGAGAGGTGGGTGGTTTTCGTTGGGCCTTATGAGCACCACTCAAACCTCCTCTCGTGGCGGCAGAGCCTCGCAGAGGTGGTGGAGATTGGTTTAGATGAGAATGGATTGTTAGACATGGAAGCTCTAAGACTCCAGCTAAAATACCATCAACCTGCCAATCGGCCGATGCTCGGTTCTTTCTCCGCTTGTAGTAATGTCACTGGAATTTTGTCCGACACAAGAGCTCTCGCCCACCTTCTTCACCAATTTGGAGCATTTGCGTGTTTCGATTTTGCAGCATG CGGTCCTTACGTGGAGATCAACATGAGATCAGGGGAGACTGACGGCTACGATGCTATTTTTCTTAGTCCCCATAAGTTTCTCGGAGGCCCTGGCTCCCCCGGTGTCCTGCTAATGAGCAAGCGTCTCTATCAGCTGGGATCTTCTCCCCCATCTACTTGTGGAGGTGGAACTGTTAATTTTGTCAACAGCTTTAGGGAACAG GATACACTCTACTTAGATGAtgtagaagaaagggaaaatgcAGGAACACCGCCAATTATCCAGACCGTCAGAGCAGCATTGGCATTCTGGGTAAAAGAATACATTGGTTATGAAGCTATCGAAACAAGAGAGCAGCACTACATAGAAAAAGCACTTCAGAAGCTCTTGCCAAACCCGAACATACTGGTTTTAGGAAATACGAGCACGAAGCGACAAGCCATTCTATCGTTCCTCGTTTACTCCACTACCTGTTCATCCTCGGGTGATATAAAAACATGTAATCCTGATGGTGGAGATGGAGAAAGCAGAGAGAAGAAGACACATCGCATGTGGGCAGAGACAGGGAGCAAGAGGGGTAAGCCCCTGGCGGGGCCTTTCGTTGCAAAGCTGCTCAATGACCTGTTTGGCATCCAGGCTCGAGGCGGGTGCGCTTGTGCTGCGCCCTATGGTCACAGTTTGCTCGACATTGATGAGGCTCGCTCCCTCGCTTTCCGAAGTGCCATTCAGAAG GGTTTTGAGGGAGTAAAGCCTGGATGGACGAGAATCAGCTTCCCCTACTACATGTCTGAAGAGGAGTCAGAGTTCATTCTAGCAGCCCTGGAGTTCGTATCCATCCATGGCCAGAGGTTCCTTCCCTTGTATCACATCAACTGGAAAACTGGAAATTGGACAATCAGGAAAAAGGCTTTGAAGGAAACCCTAGTAGTTACCGGGAACACCCGCAATTTCAGCAGCTTGCCCTTGGCCAGCACCCTGCAGGCACTAAAATTAGACCTTGAGCCAAAAGAAATTGATTCTAAAGAGGTTCGGACAGCTTATAATTTCGCAACATATTTGGAAATGGCGACATACATCGCGAGCCTTCTCCCAAGATACCCCCGCCAGCGTAGGATTCCAGATGGCATAGTGATAGAGCCAAACCTCCTGCACTTTCGAGTCTAG